A DNA window from Daucus carota subsp. sativus chromosome 3, DH1 v3.0, whole genome shotgun sequence contains the following coding sequences:
- the LOC108211729 gene encoding uncharacterized protein LOC108211729 produces MEKKQGFFSALKQEVVRGLSPGRTRRKSISGGSVSGSVTRKRVTQVAMQEFLAEKSGGLRPVEALAPLREGPDTEEGMDGRDWKWGQWMRAPLSRAPSDLRMLMGVLGAPLAPVHVSWNEPFPHLSIKDTPIESSSAQYILQQYIAASGGQKFHNCIHNAYATGKVRMLAFDSETAGKAVKSRNSSRTTESGGFVLWQMNPDMWYVEVALGGSKIHAGCNGKLVWRHTPWLGSHAAKGPVRPLRRALQGLDPRTTANMFTNARCIGEKKIDGEDCFILKLRADPQTLKARSEGPAEIIRHVLFGYFSQKTGLLLHLEDSHLTRVQTIGGDAVYWETTINSFLDDYRSVEGIMIAHSGRSVVTLFRFGETAMSHTKTRMEEAWTIEEVAFNVPGLSLECFIPPAEIGHSSSSETCEIPQNTRAKNTVAAAAHRTKFATSNRFYIDNRYARN; encoded by the exons ATGGAGAAAAAACAAGGCTTCTTTTCTGCATTAAAGCAAGAAGTCGTAAGAGGCCTCTCTCCGGGAAGAACTCGCCGGAAAAGCATTTCCGGCGGGTCAGTCTCGGGTTCTGTGACCCGGAAAAGGGTGACCCAGGTAGCAATGCAGGAGTTTCTGGCCGAAAAATCCGGTGGGCTCAGGCCTGTTGAAGCTTTGGCGCCATTAAGAGAAGGCCCAGATACAGAGGAAGGAATGGACGGTCGAGATTGGAAGTGGGGTCAGTGGATGAGGGCCCCACTGAGCCGTGCACCGTCGGATTTGAGGATGCTTATGGGTGTGTTGGGGGCGCCTTTGGCTCCTGTGCATGTTAGCTGGAATGAGCCTTTTCCTCATCTTAGCATCAAAGATACTCCCATT GAATCTTCATCTGCTCAGTACATATTGCAACAGTACATAGCAGCATCGGGAGGGCAGAAATTTCACAACTGTATTCACAATGCATATGCAACGGGGAAGGTGCGGATGCTAGCCTTTGATAGTGAGACAGCTGGAAAAGCGGTTAAGAGTAGAAATTCCTCTAGAACAACAGAATCTGGTGGCTTTGTTTTGTGGCAGATGAATCCAGACATGTGGTATGTTGAGGTTGCACTTGGTGGTAGCAAGATTCATGCTGGTTGCAATGGGAAACTTGTATGGAGGCACACACCATGGCTTGGTTCACATGCTGCTAAGGGTCCTGTTAGACCATTGCGCCGTGCTCTTCAG GGTCTTGACCCACGAACAACTGCAAATATGTTTACTAATGCAAGATGCATAGGTGAAAAAAAGATCGATGGAGAGGATTGTTTCATCCTCAAACTTAGGGCTGATCCACAAACTTTGAAAGCAAGGAGTGAAGGTCCAGCAGAGATCATACGACATGTCTTATTTGGCTATTTCAGCCAGAAAACAGGGCTCCTCCTACACTTAGAAGACTCTCATTTGACTCGTGTGCAAACCATTGGCGGTGATGCTGTTTATTGGGAAACCACGATCAATTCATTTCTGGATGACTATAGGTCTGTTGAGGGAATCATGATTGCTCACTCAGGGCGGTCAGTGGTTACCCTTTTCAGGTTTGGAGAAACAGCAATGAGTCACACCAAGACGAGGATGGAAGAGGCATGGACAATCGAAGAAGTTGCATTTAATGTTCCAGGTCTGTCATTAGAATGCTTCATTCCTCCTGCTGAAATAGGACATAGTTCTAGCAGTGAAACATGTGAGATTCCCCAGAACACAAGAGCAAAGAATACCGTTGCAGCTGCAGCTCATCGAACCAAATTTGCAACCAGTAACAGATTTTACATTGATAATAGATATGCCAGAAAttag